The genomic segment tgtgtgtgtgtgtgtgtgtgtgtgtgtgtgtgtgtgtgtgtgtgtgtgtgtgtgcacgcgagCATCAcggtacctgtgtgtgtgtgtgtgtgtgtgtgtgtgtgtgtgtgtgtgtgtgtgtgtgtgtgtgtgtgtgtgtgtgtgtgtgtgtgtgcacgcgagCATCAcggtacctgtgtgtgtgtgtgtgtgtgtgtgtgtgtgtgtgtgtgtgtgtgtgtgtgtgcgcacgcgcatgtatgtgcatgtgtgcgtgcatatgtgtgtgtgtgtgtgtgtgtgtgtgtgtgcacgcgagCATCAcggtacctgtgtgtgtgtgtgtgtgtgtgtgtgtgtgtgtgtgtgtgtgtgtgtgtgtgtgtgcgcacgcgcatgtatgtgcatgtgtgcgtgcatatgtgtgtgtgtgtgtgtgtgtgtgtgtgtgtgtgtgtgtgtgtgtgtgtgtgtgtgtgtgtgtgtgcacgcgagCATCAcggtacctgtgtgtgtgtgtgtgtgtgtgtgtgtgtgtgtgtgtgtgtgtgtgtgtgtgtgtgtgtgtgtgcgcgcgcgcgcatgtatgtgcatgtgtgcgtgcatatgtgtgtgtgtgtgtgtgtgtgtgtgtgtgcgtgcgtgcgtgtgtatgtgtgtgtgtgtgtgtgtgtgtgtgtgtgtgtgtgtgtgtgtgtgtgtgtgtgtgtgtgtgtgtgtgtgtgtgtgcttctgaaTGGCGGATGGGGGTGAGATGAGCCTTTACAGATGCTTCTGTGCACATGTATCGGCTGCAACGCGCTGCTAACAATCAGTGGCCTTTGATCGGACGAGGCGGAAGCAAAGCATCAAGGACTCCTGTTGCCCCGGCGACACCCaccatgtacacacacacacacacacacacacacacacacacacacacacacacacacacacacacacacacacacacagtatcaaCCTGGGTGGGTACGGCCTATTTGATCATTGTCATTCAGAACGCCGTTCAGCCAAAGATGATTGGGTTAAAGGAGTAAATAAACAACGCTCCCGCGGGGCTGATAGCATCTCTGCGTCTCGGTGGAGCGGCACCCTGCTGACAGCGAGATGAAAGGAACCTGAGACCCGGACGTTTCTGCATGACTTCAACGCGGCAATGGGTCCCGTTGTGCTTCTCGGTGCAGCTCCCAGTTCCTCCACATACACAAACGCTTTACAAAGGTGATGAACGTCGCCGGCAACGGAGATCAGAGGAGAGAGGCATGCTGGGACTTCACGccggcagacacacacacaaaaggggATTAATTAGAACACACCGTGTACGTGCGAGGCTCTGAGCGACAGGCAGCAACAAAGCGATGAGATGTAATCGGCCGCCGCCTATGGGAGGCGGACGCGGCGGCCGCGCCGAGGGGAAGCGTCCCGTTCCAGCCAGCGGAGGCCTCAGAGCGGAGCGGTGCGCGGACGGGTCCGGGGAACAGGTGCGCATGAGAACCAGATCGTATCTCCTGCGTCTCTACCTGTGTCAGTGAGGGCAAATACGTCTTCTGCCCTCAAAGGGAGATATTCACGCCGACGCTGCAGGCTCCGAGGATCCACACGCACTTGAGAGTGTATCATTAATATTTCAAATTGAAAtgatttaatatttgaatagGTGGCGGAGTGATAAAGTGCCCGAGGAACCTGCACCTGGCAGCTGGGGCATCCCTGCGAGCGAGGCAGGCTACGTGGTGGCCCCTCACCTTCTCGTAGCGCGTCTCCATGCAGAAGAAGACGGTGTAGGCCGTGGCGCAGGCCAGACATCCTTCCAGGTACGAGCGGCCGCCGACCTTTTCGGCCTCGGCGTAGTAGCCGTTCAGGGTCTTCACCGTCTCCTCCAGCAGGGTCCGTTCGATCTACTTGCGAGGACAAAAGGAGCAGTTATCAAGTGAGCGAACCCGGGTGGGACGTCGGTCGGTCAAGCAGCACATCTGCAGTGAAAGATGAGCACAAGCACCGCGGCCTCACCCGGTTGTCGAGCTCTGAGGGGAACTTGGCCTGGAAGCGGCACACGGTGCCCTCGCTGTAGTCTCTCTGTATGAAGGCCTTGGTTACCAGCGATGCGCtgtgcctcagctcctggaggtTGTGGAACTGGCgacggggaggagaggagcagacgCGCATCTTAGACAAAGTGTGGGTTCAGGGCCCACTTGTATAAAACACCTGTCTAACAGCCATGGTCTCTAATGAGCCCTCCTGCGTCAGAGGACTCCACGGCACTAATGACCAACGCTAACGGATGTGTTTCACACCAAAACAGTCGTTCCCCTGAGGAGTGAGTAAGTGGGCCggagtaaccccccccccctccccccgctgaGCTAAATCACCCCCCTCAAGAGGACGGCAATTAGAGATACAGTAGAAGGACGAGGTGAGACAACGATGAAGGACAGACGCGCGTGGCAGAAGAAGTCCCAACGACACAATCGGACGATGCCGCTCAACCACAGCGCTGCAGCGTCGGCCTCCTGGTCTCCGCTCGCGAGGCGACCGGCGGCCATGAGCGTCACCTCCGCGTCGACGCACGCGCAGCACGCGCCTTTTATCTCCACCTGGGGAATATCGCTCCCGGCCAGGAATAGGCGCCCGGCGGCTATTTCTGCCTGCTAGCTGCCAAAAGCATCCCGCAGCCACGAGATCCTCCGTCTGCCGGAGCTTTTAAcgtcctctcctccgtctccaggCCACGACGGAGCGCGACAAGTCGCTCCGCTAACAGAAGCAATTACCAGCGCATGATTGAGCCTCAATTATCTGTTGGACGACAGATATGGAGACGGAGATTAAAAGGATGAGAGGAGAGTAAATATGGACGTTGAAGCCATTACATGACGGGAAATGCTCCGTCCACATGAAGAAGCGTCTCCAGGCCAGTGGGATGTCACTGTGCGTTTTATCTAATAACCTCCGCCTTCCTGTGGATCTTTGTTACACGCAGCTCCCGGCTGAGCTCAGCAGGCACGATCCACCAATTAAACCCAGAGTCCAttcatctgcacaaacacaggatgTCTCTCTCACCGCTCTCTGGATATTCACCAAGTTGGACGTGTTGAGGCTAAAAAGGTCAAAACCTTTACATTCAGTCTATTGCAACGCACTCATACGCACGTTGGACGGTGTCGTTGCTGGCAGCCTGGACCTGTCTGTGCATTTTAGCCTGgaagctgtttgttttggtCTGTTGGCAGAGAGCGGGTGTTTATTTGCTTGCGTGGGAGAACCGGGGTCCCCGTCCGCGCTAGTCCTGCGTCTAAATAAAGTCCCATCAGACAGCTATGCTACCGTGCCACCGTCCCACTTCTCCCTCCACCCACGCCATCATCACTTTCAGTTTACTTCATATCTGTTCGCGCAGCAACTCAACGCTGAAGCGAAATACACAAAGTCAAAGTGGACATCGGTTTCAGGGAGAAGGCTTTTTCCAAAGGCAGCAGAAGGCAGACGCCCTCTCATCGACAAACATGCTACTAAACATCTCtatcaacatactgtattttctctaccctctctctctgtttacaTCTGGGGGTCTGTGCACCTCTCATTGCTCAGACATGTTTACTAGTTTagtcactgcagctcagtgagtgCTGCCAGTGGGCACGTATCACAAagggcacacgcacgcacaataAATACACTCAGACTCACACCAACGTCTCCTTTTCGGTCTCCTACTGTAGCTCTTGAAGCCATTTTCATACTGTCAGCGCTCCCTTTTCATCCCTTCATAATAAAACTGCTTTTCTGCCATTAGGGGAAGAATTCTTCCCGTTCATTGCCAAGCCGGATGAGTCCGGCGGTCTCCGAATCACGGAAATGTGGACGGCGCTGACAAAGCAGTGAAATTTCCACGACATCTAGGTGGAAGATCAGCGAGTGAGggagcggagctggaggaggaggaggaggaggagggagagcgttTCTCCAGCCGCTCCGTGTGCGCCAGCCTCCGAGATGTGCTTCTCAACAATGAAAGACTGGAGCAGGGAGCGGGGAGAGGGGGCGCTGGCAGAAGCTGATGgaatgcagcacaaacagaccGCAGCAGGAGCCTGTGTTAACATGGTCCCGGGGAGGAAGCAGTGCTGCTACCCGACAGACTCGCTGACGgctacaaactgcagcagccgcttcacGTGTAAACGGGCCGGGACAATTGACGCGCCCTGGACTTGAAACGCGCCCTGGTTCGCCACGTGAACGTGCAGTCGGAGGGAAGGAATCAGGGCCGCTCTGCCAAAATCTGCTCGCGTGAAAGAAACCTCATGTTTAGACGCAACTACAACCGCAGCTTCACTAGCTCACCACAAAGTCTACAATGAGCGGGCTGAAGTTCACCAAAGTAGGAGCGGTGTCCTGCTGTAATAAGATGATTATGATGATAACTAAGGCAGCTGTGTCTTTAGTGTGACGGTGACATCATCAAGGACATGGCTGAGGTGCCAGGCATCAAGCAACACGGTGTCATTTTACTGCTGTATAGAGCACATAACCTGAaggcattattattattaattattattattattataggagTGGCTTCAGTGTGTGGCTTATTTAAAATGCAAGACATAACGCCTGTCAGGCTTATTTCAAAGTATGACAGGGAGAGACAGCGAGGATCTGCCCCTGTCCATGGTCCTGACTCCATCATTAGCTCCCTCATCAGTCTCAACTCTCAGATCCACTACACGCTCTCATCAGAACGGCATCTGCTTGTGTGGCTCCACGCTTGTTCCCCGTCTGACGATGACGAGATCACGAGAATAGTGATGAAAGAAAGTGAAATTTGGCTGCGTtgggggcaaaaaaaaaaacgtctttGGGTTTTTGCGCGCACGTTTCGTTTTTCGACCGGACTTTGACGTCCCGATGAACCCGATCAGACCGAATGAATGCAACAGTCGCATCCGAAGCTGAGGGACGGGGAGACGAGCACGACGTTCGGGCTCCCGAGCCTGCGCGTGTCCGGACTGCACTTCTTAGGAGggggataaacacacacacacctgagctgcGGAGGCGGCTTTGGTTCCGAAAACGCCACCGTGAACGAGCCGCGCGTCTTACCTCTGTCGCCATTCTGCCGTGATCCGTCCCGGGCTCCGCGCGACAACCCCTCGATCCTGTGGCGCGGGACAACGCGACTGCAGCTTCGCAGGAGGGCTGGACGCGAGCGCGTGCCCGGGAGCGCGCCTGCCGCTCGCACCGCGGTTCGGAGTCTACGCTAATTACGCCGCAATTACTCGCCACCAATGAAGGTATTCTCCTCTCGCGCTCGGTCCCTGAAGGCGAAGCTTGCCAGACGCGAACCAGCGCGTTTTCCCAGGCATCAGCGGTTTATTTAGGTTAGAGCTTCTTTTTGATCCATTTTTTTTGTGGTCTATGCAAAATTCATTAACTATCAATAATTCAAATTAAGTGGTTTCCGTTTCCATTTGCGATACCACTGGACCGAGCACCACAACAAACTCTCCACTAAAAGGCGAGAGATGGAGGTAAAAGCTGCTTTCTTCAGAACTGGAagtgcgacccccccccccaaacacacacacacacacacacacacacacacacacacacacacacacacacacacacacacacagtcctcaaGCACTGTACCTTCGTTACTGTCTATCAAATGGAAGCCTGCATTCATTAGAGCTACTGTAGGTGTTACTGCATGTTATTAAGGCTGCTGCAGAGTGGCCACACTGTGGGGGCTCATATGTTGAATGGATAATTAGAAAGTGCTGATATCGAATATTAATCAGCGCTCACTTGCTTGTGCTACAGCGCGTTGCTTCCCAAAATAGCTCATTTATTCAATTGCAGTTCAAGTACAGGGCAACGTTCTTTAATGAATTTTCACAAAGTTGACTtcggaaaagaaaacacacgctTCACGCTTTCAAGGACACGAGCCTATAAAAAAGACCAGGGAGGCTATTTTTGAATTAAAATCtcatctctcctttttcttctatGACATCTTGAGTAATGACGTGGTGAAACCTGTCACGTCTCTGTCGCTACAACAGCAGCTCCCAGAGGTGCAGCAGGCTCCGATCAGATGTCTGGCGAAGGAACGCGAGACGCTGCGGCTCCCACTTCTTATGAATGGAGACGGAATCCAAAAATAAGATGCGGGAGGTTTAACAAAATGAGAATCATGCTGAACTAATACTGTTTGCCAGGAACCACGCTGTGCGCTCCAGTTTGAAAAGATGCGTATCTAATCACACACTGGCACAGATTCCTTTAGGGAGCGTGTATTTATACTGAGAGCCGTGTGTTTATTCAACACGTTCGCTCACAcataaacagcacacacacatattatatATAGGTAAACCTCACTTACCAGTTTTATCATTATTTTAACATCATGTTAACAACTGGATGTTAATTTAATGTCAACAGACTGAACAGTTCTTGACATTGTTCACAGTTGAGCTCTCGTGGCCCAGCAGGATCAAGTGCTTAGGTTACTGTATATGATGAATAAAATGGCTTTAGGTTGGATGTAGAAGCAGAAGAAAactgttacagtacattcaaACTTCCATCACTGCTGAACATACGCATTCCTGATCATATTGAGAATGCCGTGAAATAAGACGCCTTCATATTACATCTCTTTCTGGTTTTTCACTGTGTCAGAATCTGCACCTCAGCAGAAAATAATAACTTTGCCGCAGACTTAAATTATCATAATGGCCCATAGCGctgtacactcacacacactgcaggcaaatgcaggcacgcacgcacacacacacacacacacacacacacacacacacacacacacacacacacacacacacacacacacacacacatatcagtTCTTTTACATTTCATACTTCATAAAGTGTATTTCAGCAAAAACATTCTTGGTTTCCGTTTCACTCCAAAACTGCCAGTTTCTATTTCAGGCCTGTGCTGTGAAATGGTGAAGATGGTGATACCGACCCTGAAAGCAGACGAAAAGAGGGCTAAAGAAAACAGCAGCGAATGCTGTGGTTTCTTTTCTCTCATGCCCTCAGACTTGCAGCGCTGCGGGAGCATTAAGAGCTTTGTTGGGCTTTTCTTGAGTAATGCGGTTTTGACTTGTCAGGTTCATCAAATCATCACCTGCACTGATTCACCTAATCAGATCTTACGACTAGGAACTATTTTTGTTTGACTTTATTACTGCTTCGATCTTTCAGTAGATTTGATGACgatcaacaaacaaaaatgatAAATTTGTAACAGTTAGCCTTTTTCTAAGCCTTAGTTTAAAATCGGGCCCCTGAAAGCGTCAATTGACAACGTACTATATGGAAATATTTAGGAAGGTTTTAAAAGGATCCTGGAATGTTTTTCTGTAGATTTATGGAAGATTTATCTAATGTTAGGATGCCAATATTATACAATAACATTTCCCAAACGCACAGGAAATCTATTTAAAACAATCTAGAAATGTTTTGAAAGTAGGAAGCTTTTTGTGAATAAATGTAAATCAAACACAATGCAAAGCAAAAAGCAGTTGTTAGAGCAGATACTTGGAAGTGTATTCATTTCACTAGGcctctacagtatgtttgttttcatcttctCGCGTTGTTGAGTGCGTGTCATCCCATAATGCCGACGTGGCCGCTCCTCCGTAATCGAATCAAAGGTCAGCGCACATTCCTGCCAGCGTTGGGCTCCACTGACAGACCCGAGCAGCAGATCTGTTCGTGGAGCAGCCTCGCGGTGACATCAGCCTCCGCGCTCGCATGCCTCTGCTACCTGATGCGCCGGCCTTGTGTTCAGGGCACCACAACGTCCATGAGCAGCGGTCTGGGCGCGGCGCCACAGCAAACACCACGCTTAGACTCGCAAACACCGAACACAGATGCCGTCAGAGCGGAGAGAGATCCTGTTCCCCTCCAccgtgacaggaaatgaaaactctcaagctaaaaaaatatatattaactTGGAAGCAAATAAACATCTCCTATATATCTGATTTGCATTCCAACATGTTGGACAAAGGCACActccgggactgcggcgggattatgtgcatgtgtgcggcCTTTCAGCAGATCCCCAGAAGCTCCAAACGTTTCTGCTGCACAACTCACGCCTCCTCTGCAGCACCCAGCGTTTGCAAACGCAGGTGACGATCCTTAAAAGGAACAAACCTCTTAGCAGAATTTCCGGCAGGAACGTCCAAGCTGCACATCAAAGGTCACgttcacagctgcagagaaCAGTCGAAGGAAATAAATTATAGACAATACTCGAATCAAAGGGGTTAAGGACACACAGAGTTTCTGCATTTTGTTCTTTCTGAAAAATAACGGTAAAGTCAGACAGATAAACCAAAGAGGCCGACATCGCTGCGCGAGCCAAAACACAATCAGACGCGATGAAAAACTTCCTCCCCGCAATAATCCACCCATAATTTCATGGCTGTTCTTCAATTAAGCCTCGCAGGATGGAAAAAAAGTCACTGACAGACATTAAAGGAGCAATGCCAACTCTCTATTAATGTATTCATCTTAACCGGGGCCAAAGTATATTACGGCATGATTGAACGGGACAGCTGGAATGGCACAGGGATGCACCGGAGGCAACTCAAACCTTCCGCTAATAAATCTCATATTTAGGACGAGGCATCAGCAGGATTTAGTTCCTCTGAGCCGCCACAGGAGGGAAAAACAGAGCGCGAGGAGGACGCCATCGGTCCCAGTTATCCCTCCTGAGCGACGCTCCTGTTAATTTAGCAGGAAGGAAGATATTAATAACATGCAACAAATGAAACTCCGCGCAGGGAATGACATTATCTACATTTAGTAAGAATAAGTAAAAATGGCCCAGATTTGAATGGTTCTGCCACAAACGAAGCTACGCGCTCTCAGATCTTATGACAGGACTTTCTCTCTTCACAAAGCCACCCATGGTTTTCCCGCAGTCCCATTAAAATGATAGTTGACACTGTGGTGTCCTGCACCGGAGCCTCTGCCGGGACCGGGAGGGGACGAGCCGGCAGATTCCTGCCTGCGTCGCTTACACGTGCAGCGCTGCCACATAAAGTCTCACTCCGCTCTGTTTAGAAAGGAAGCGGTCGCGTCTCGGCACATTGTTATTCAGCGCGCGTGACTCTCTCCAGCTTTATTTCAGGGCTTTGAGAAACTCACGATAGCGGAGGCGTAAACACAGCCAGCGCCTTCTCACTTTAGGTACCAATTAGACAATGACCTCGCTGCGGCGGGTTTGGGTCCAGGACGTGTGGAAATGGTtcacagctgacacacacacacacacacacacacacacacacacacacacacacacacacacacacacacacacacacacacacacacacacacacacacacacacacacacacacacacctgcctatATGTCTTctttgttgccatggtttcaCTCACCTCAGCGCCTGCTACTGTGCCtcaaaaataaaacttattaCTGATGCATGAGGGGATTTTTCCCCGCAAAAAAAGTTCCCCTTGCAGTGGAAATACGCCGCTGAATAATGAATGAGTGAAAAATGTACATGAACGTG from the Betta splendens chromosome 15, fBetSpl5.4, whole genome shotgun sequence genome contains:
- the golga7bb gene encoding golgin subfamily A member 7B isoform X1 — translated: MKMASRATVGDRKGDVGFHNLQELRHSASLVTKAFIQRDYSEGTVCRFQAKFPSELDNRIERTLLEETVKTLNGYYAEAEKVGGRSYLEGCLACATAYTVFFCMETRYEKVLRKISGFIQEQNEKIFAPRGLLLTDPIERGMRVVSFAPLPLSTGQKAGDQHLRGPRLRQLQPQQQHVVGGRRPVTGGAAPGVRVPPQGQRHAHQHPHAET
- the golga7bb gene encoding golgin subfamily A member 7B isoform X4, which gives rise to MATEFHNLQELRHSASLVTKAFIQRDYSEGTVCRFQAKFPSELDNRIERTLLEETVKTLNGYYAEAEKVGGRSYLEGCLACATAYTVFFCMETRYEKVLRKISGFIQEQNEKIFAPRGLLLTDPIERGMRVLEISIFEDRASGSSSPSSSTSSAGGAR
- the golga7bb gene encoding golgin subfamily A member 7B isoform X3, with the protein product MKMASRATVGDRKGDVGFHNLQELRHSASLVTKAFIQRDYSEGTVCRFQAKFPSELDNRIERTLLEETVKTLNGYYAEAEKVGGRSYLEGCLACATAYTVFFCMETRYEKVLRKISGFIQEQNEKIFAPRGLLLTDPIERGMRVLEISIFEDRASGSSSPSSSTSSAGGAR